Proteins from a genomic interval of Schistocerca piceifrons isolate TAMUIC-IGC-003096 chromosome 3, iqSchPice1.1, whole genome shotgun sequence:
- the LOC124788435 gene encoding uncharacterized protein LOC124788435, translating to MKRLCVILLLLKIFIFENCLCQKEAEVMCNYNFSTVNYSISETASSSKHKSGKASCDKQVLIKGLSHMGVANPEDVGILPSSVKNLDDLCSRIEEALERMVPVAISCATDEEMIYFRTLLIGTIALSSMLCNNNTFRADYKTQENCLNKLYWDLEDCEGPAQWICNKNETFVCDTYRKIQTCVFLKSGVLCGWTGAAIMNVALREATDKMLRKKCKNVRCEPTIPKDIVFATFGSSALYVADLCTLFGVFISSLFCFINRV from the coding sequence ATGAAGCGACTTTGCGTTATACTTCTGTTActaaaaatttttatctttgaaaaTTGTTTATGCCAAAAAGAGGCAGAAGTGATGTGCAATTATAATTTTTCTACTGTAAATTACagcatctccgaaacagcttcGTCCAGTAAGCACAAAAGTGGAAAAGCGTCGTGCGATAAACAAGTTCTTATCAAGGGATTGAGTCATATGGGCGTCGCGAACCCCGAAGACGTGGGTATATTACCTAGCTCCGTGAAAAATCTCGACGATCTTTGCAGCAGAATTGAAGAAGCGCTTGAGAGAATGGTTCCCGTGGCAATCAGCTGTGCAACAGACGAAGAAATGATCTATTTCAGGACACTGTTGATCGGTACGATTGCTCTTAGTTCTATGCTATGTAACAACAACACTTTCAGGGCAGACTACAAAACGCAAGAGAATTGTCTGAATAAACTCTATTGGGATCTTGAAGACTGCGAGGGCCCAGCCCAGTGgatttgtaataaaaatgaaacattcGTTTGCGACACTTACAGAAAGATCCAAACATGCGTCTTCCTGAAGTCGGGCGTGCTCTGTGGATGGACGGGTGCTGCAATCATGAACGTAGCGCTGAGGGAAGCCACAGATAAGATGCTCCGCAAGAAATGCAAAAATGTTCGGTGCGAGCCAACCATACCGAAAGATATCGTCTTTGCGACATTTGGATCATCTGCCCTCTATGTGGCAGACTTGTGCACATTAtttggagtttttatttcttcgttgtTCTGCTTTATTAATCGTGTATAA